From a single Candidatus Krumholzibacteriota bacterium genomic region:
- a CDS encoding ATP-binding protein, translating to MNKKSLYILNLAPDVYSRFFSGAGLPDDIDVKVYKTFPGFMKGFQARTEDSPNIIMFLRQARFDCAKARSLRLSDLDSPIYIVSDSCDEKTYLMYLSMGINGIITPPFSKVDVHAVLNGRSERELLFPRNNDLIKEGQVRLDFLVPSKLSRILGVNRLVSFLATEFGFPSEECRVNLPMVMDEALSNAIEHGNNGNEELKVHVRIYISSSRIIIQVEDQGDGFIPENIDDPRDQENIYKGSGRGIYLIKEIMDKVTFRKGGRLIEIEKINPLSS from the coding sequence GTGAATAAAAAATCTTTATATATTCTGAACCTTGCTCCTGATGTTTACTCCAGGTTCTTCAGCGGGGCGGGCCTGCCTGATGATATCGACGTGAAAGTCTACAAGACTTTCCCCGGTTTTATGAAGGGTTTTCAGGCCCGAACAGAGGATTCACCGAATATAATAATGTTTCTCCGGCAAGCGAGGTTCGATTGCGCCAAGGCCCGTTCGTTGAGATTATCCGACCTGGATTCGCCGATCTATATCGTATCTGACTCATGTGACGAGAAGACCTATCTGATGTACCTTTCGATGGGGATAAACGGTATTATCACGCCTCCATTCAGCAAGGTCGATGTCCACGCGGTACTCAACGGCCGGAGCGAAAGGGAGTTGCTTTTTCCCCGGAATAACGACCTTATTAAAGAAGGCCAGGTCAGGCTTGATTTTCTCGTTCCAAGCAAACTCTCAAGAATACTTGGTGTAAACCGCCTGGTCTCCTTTCTCGCCACCGAATTCGGTTTTCCCAGTGAAGAATGCAGAGTCAACCTGCCGATGGTTATGGATGAAGCGCTGAGCAACGCGATCGAACACGGGAATAACGGAAATGAAGAACTTAAAGTACACGTGCGGATATATATCAGTTCCAGCCGGATCATCATACAGGTTGAAGACCAGGGTGACGGATTCATACCTGAAAATATAGATGACCCGAGAGACCAGGAAAATATTTACAAGGGGTCAGGCAGAGGTATTTATCTGATCAAAGAGATAATGGACAAGGTCACATTCAGGAAGGGCGGGCGGCTCATAGAGATCGAAAAGATTAATCCACTCAGCAGTTGA
- a CDS encoding response regulator, giving the protein MPKILIVDDEANVRMLYREELQNDGYETVLAENISEAIASVKNDAPDLVILDIKLDKESGIDALTKIMEQRKDLPVILNSAYSVYKDNFQTWAADAYIVKSVDLDPLKEKIRELLDRKAKTGESEV; this is encoded by the coding sequence ATGCCTAAAATACTTATTGTCGACGATGAAGCGAATGTCAGAATGCTCTACAGGGAGGAACTTCAGAATGACGGTTACGAGACTGTTCTGGCAGAGAATATCAGTGAAGCGATAGCTTCTGTCAAGAATGACGCTCCTGATCTTGTCATTCTCGATATCAAACTGGACAAAGAAAGTGGAATAGATGCCCTGACAAAGATCATGGAGCAGCGCAAGGACCTGCCGGTGATCCTTAATTCGGCCTATTCAGTGTATAAGGATAATTTCCAGACATGGGCAGCTGACGCATATATAGTGAAATCAGTCGATCTTGATCCTCTGAAGGAAAAGATCAGGGAACTGCTGGACAGGAAAGCAAAGACCGGAGAATCAGAGGTTTAG
- a CDS encoding radical SAM protein, whose amino-acid sequence MSNLGLHFIYRALASRGTMNVERFFSDSVPGTYETGADISQAEALLFTISYEEDYLELIRMLSSSGIEPLRTKRKEGPLIIAGGPAISANPLPLSNIVDAAALGEGELIIEDLAGILENPRNESRSSRIDKMGAIDGIYIPSIPEKVPVIMRGSPASLFPYSSILSSGAVFPDTLLIETGRGCTGNCGFCLARVLYSPYRATPVESIGALLEKTAGRVEKIGLVSTAVTSHPDFGKIIEMILRYRLKAGFSSLKAEDLDREKVMMIASTGVRSASLAPESGSEQARFRLGKKVGDDVYINAVKELASNGITNINLYMLTGYPGEDGTLFDETRRFLTRIRDVSGRSRITLHTNLVVPKPWTPFQFYPIPSERELGRRFAAISGICRETGIVSQSKSIRSSLRQAVLSIGGVDVGEALIRYSRGRISWKKALSENRIDPEGIHRERGIERPLPWEELTGEGTNEKLVRRYRGIAAEGKR is encoded by the coding sequence ATGTCGAATCTCGGTCTGCATTTCATCTACCGGGCCCTTGCTTCGAGGGGGACGATGAATGTCGAACGGTTTTTTTCCGATTCAGTCCCCGGGACTTATGAGACCGGAGCAGATATTTCACAGGCAGAAGCACTGCTTTTCACCATCTCGTATGAAGAAGATTACCTCGAACTTATAAGAATGCTTTCCAGCTCGGGAATTGAACCGCTTCGAACGAAGAGGAAAGAAGGGCCGCTGATCATAGCCGGTGGTCCGGCGATAAGCGCCAACCCCCTCCCTCTTTCCAATATAGTCGATGCCGCGGCCCTGGGAGAGGGAGAGTTGATCATTGAAGATCTGGCCGGCATTCTCGAGAACCCTCGAAATGAAAGCCGATCATCCCGGATCGACAAGATGGGGGCGATCGATGGTATCTATATTCCATCGATACCGGAAAAAGTGCCGGTAATAATGAGGGGATCTCCAGCCAGCTTATTTCCGTATTCATCGATACTCTCCTCCGGGGCTGTTTTTCCCGACACACTCCTTATAGAGACGGGAAGGGGATGCACTGGAAACTGCGGGTTCTGTCTTGCCAGGGTCCTTTACAGCCCGTACAGGGCGACGCCGGTCGAGTCGATAGGCGCTCTTCTCGAAAAGACCGCCGGAAGAGTCGAAAAGATCGGTCTGGTCAGCACGGCGGTCACGTCTCATCCCGATTTCGGCAAGATCATAGAAATGATCCTTCGATACCGGCTGAAGGCTGGATTCAGTTCATTAAAGGCGGAAGATCTTGACAGGGAAAAAGTGATGATGATAGCCAGTACCGGGGTCCGCTCTGCAAGCCTCGCCCCGGAATCAGGGAGCGAACAGGCGCGTTTCAGGCTTGGCAAGAAGGTAGGTGACGATGTCTATATTAACGCAGTAAAAGAACTTGCGTCGAACGGAATCACTAACATAAACCTCTACATGTTGACAGGGTATCCCGGAGAAGACGGAACGCTGTTCGATGAGACAAGAAGATTTCTCACCAGGATCAGGGATGTTTCGGGAAGAAGCAGGATAACTCTTCATACCAATCTTGTCGTTCCAAAACCATGGACTCCTTTTCAATTCTACCCGATTCCCTCCGAACGGGAACTTGGCAGAAGGTTTGCGGCCATTTCCGGGATCTGCAGGGAGACGGGGATCGTCTCGCAATCGAAATCGATCCGTTCTTCCCTGAGGCAGGCTGTCCTTTCGATCGGTGGAGTTGATGTGGGAGAAGCACTTATCAGATATTCAAGAGGCCGTATCTCATGGAAAAAAGCCCTTTCAGAAAACAGGATCGATCCGGAGGGTATACACCGTGAAAGAGGGATAGAGCGGCCGCTTCCCTGGGAAGAGCTGACAGGCGAGGGAACAAACGAAAAACTGGTCAGAAGATACAGGGGGATCGCGGCCGAGGGGAAAAGGTGA
- the ftsZ gene encoding cell division protein FtsZ, whose product MRFEFDEINELAHLRVIGVGGAGGNAINRMISAGLQGVEFVAVNTDAQVLELSQAHKKMQIGGRLTKGLGSGGNPEVGRKAIEEDEDLIREMIDGADMVFVTAGMGGGTGTGASPFVARIARELGALTVGIVTRPFSFEGKRREKQALEGIEAFKNEVDTMIVIQNDRLLSLVPDNTPLAKAFSKADEVLHHATKGISDLIMTPGLINLDFADVRSIMSGMGDALMGTGTAEGENRAVEAARIALSSPLLDDISIKGAKGVLVNITGDENMSLHEVSRATAIISEEAGEEANVIFGAVINKEGSKSLSVTVIATGFETREREIMPSFVEQNAGRSVFDIENSSKKPDNAVDIHEEREYDLVASGCGSSQNLDIPTFLRKQLD is encoded by the coding sequence ATGAGGTTTGAATTCGATGAGATCAACGAGCTTGCTCATCTGCGGGTGATAGGTGTCGGGGGAGCAGGTGGAAACGCCATTAACAGAATGATCTCGGCAGGTCTTCAGGGCGTCGAGTTTGTCGCTGTCAATACCGATGCCCAGGTCCTTGAGCTTTCCCAGGCGCACAAGAAGATGCAGATCGGTGGCAGATTGACCAAGGGGCTTGGATCGGGTGGAAATCCTGAAGTAGGAAGAAAAGCGATAGAAGAGGATGAAGACCTTATAAGGGAAATGATCGACGGAGCTGACATGGTCTTTGTCACCGCCGGGATGGGCGGAGGGACCGGGACCGGCGCGTCGCCCTTTGTCGCGAGGATTGCCCGGGAACTCGGCGCTCTTACAGTCGGTATAGTCACCAGGCCTTTTTCCTTTGAGGGAAAACGCAGGGAAAAGCAGGCGCTTGAGGGGATAGAAGCGTTTAAAAACGAAGTCGACACGATGATAGTCATCCAGAATGACAGGCTTCTCTCTCTTGTCCCGGACAACACTCCACTGGCAAAGGCTTTCTCGAAAGCTGATGAAGTCCTTCATCACGCGACAAAAGGTATATCGGATCTTATCATGACTCCCGGTCTGATAAATCTTGATTTTGCCGATGTCCGTTCGATCATGAGCGGTATGGGAGACGCCCTTATGGGGACAGGGACCGCCGAAGGCGAGAACCGGGCCGTCGAAGCGGCGAGGATCGCCCTGAGCAGCCCTCTTCTCGACGATATCTCGATCAAGGGTGCCAAAGGCGTTCTTGTCAACATAACGGGCGACGAGAATATGTCTCTGCACGAAGTCTCCAGGGCTACGGCGATCATCAGCGAGGAAGCGGGGGAAGAGGCCAATGTCATCTTCGGCGCCGTTATCAACAAGGAAGGATCCAAGAGTCTCAGCGTCACCGTGATCGCGACCGGTTTCGAGACCCGCGAAAGAGAGATAATGCCTTCGTTCGTCGAGCAAAACGCGGGCAGAAGTGTCTTTGATATTGAAAACAGTTCAAAAAAACCTGATAATGCGGTAGATATTCATGAAGAGAGAGAATACGATCTGGTAGCTTCCGGTTGCGGTAGTTCCCAGAACCTTGATATTCCGACTTTTCTACGCAAGCAGCTTGATTGA
- a CDS encoding zinc ribbon domain-containing protein, translated as MQSTIEITIFMQKAIYYCSRLIAARGVLELTDRMLNFEVSSLDASFGIKNVSVDLTDVTDIRIEAGDLNPRVVLCTVARNYEFVLSGGQELYDRLRDLVATPGEIAMRRDRALLTLTCNCGREIDAHYRFCPWCGTKL; from the coding sequence TTGCAGTCTACTATTGAAATCACCATTTTCATGCAAAAAGCGATATATTACTGCAGCAGATTGATTGCTGCCAGAGGTGTCCTCGAACTTACCGACAGGATGCTTAACTTCGAGGTCTCTTCGCTCGACGCTTCTTTCGGGATAAAGAATGTCTCCGTAGACCTGACTGACGTGACCGATATCAGGATCGAGGCAGGAGACCTTAATCCGAGAGTAGTCCTCTGCACGGTCGCTAGGAATTATGAATTCGTCCTGTCCGGCGGACAGGAACTCTATGACAGGCTCAGGGATCTCGTTGCCACGCCTGGAGAGATAGCTATGAGGAGGGATAGAGCCCTGTTGACACTGACATGCAATTGCGGCCGGGAGATCGACGCCCATTATAGATTCTGCCCCTGGTGCGGCACGAAATTATGA
- a CDS encoding HDIG domain-containing protein: MISRSEAMRLVEKKLTKKNLVKHVLAVEAIMRKLAGRFDQDPELWGLAGLLHDLDYEDTFESPERHGYLTVDILKEMDVPAEIGQAILAHAGQVECKSLMDKAIYCSDPVTGLIVASALMHPEKSLAATDAGFVGKRFSEKRFAAGANREAIARCNELGLDLHEFLEISIEAMRGISDQLGL; the protein is encoded by the coding sequence TTGATATCGAGAAGTGAAGCCATGAGACTCGTCGAAAAGAAACTGACCAAAAAGAATCTCGTTAAACATGTCCTTGCCGTAGAAGCCATTATGCGAAAACTTGCCGGGAGGTTCGATCAGGACCCTGAACTATGGGGACTTGCCGGATTGCTTCACGACCTTGATTATGAGGATACATTCGAATCTCCGGAAAGACATGGATATCTCACCGTGGATATTTTAAAGGAAATGGATGTGCCTGCCGAGATCGGCCAGGCGATCCTGGCCCACGCGGGCCAGGTCGAGTGTAAATCTCTGATGGATAAGGCTATATACTGTTCTGACCCAGTTACTGGCTTGATTGTTGCATCAGCACTGATGCATCCCGAAAAGAGCCTGGCTGCTACCGATGCCGGATTTGTCGGGAAGCGTTTCAGTGAAAAGAGGTTTGCCGCGGGCGCAAACCGCGAGGCTATTGCAAGATGTAACGAGTTGGGTCTTGATTTGCACGAGTTTCTCGAGATATCGATCGAAGCGATGAGGGGTATCTCGGATCAACTTGGATTATAG
- a CDS encoding zinc-ribbon domain-containing protein: protein MIVTCGGCQTKYMLGDEKIPNKGIRVRCPKCQFVWRLTQAAPEPVFEVSRSSFDSEPAISERQASGWAAGESKASAVIAEPEVSEMEKEFVISEPEPEKEPELRETPEQQKKRDRTKRLARVFVSDILIYNQEKRDHALSEGNLMTALGPEIKKAWEAYKEKVGTDIVESNEYFRNALNEILADGQKVF, encoded by the coding sequence ATGATCGTCACCTGCGGCGGATGTCAGACAAAATATATGCTGGGAGATGAAAAGATCCCGAATAAGGGGATAAGGGTCAGGTGTCCAAAATGCCAGTTCGTCTGGCGGTTGACCCAGGCTGCTCCCGAACCGGTCTTTGAAGTGAGCAGAAGCAGCTTCGACTCCGAACCGGCAATATCGGAGAGACAGGCAAGTGGTTGGGCGGCAGGTGAAAGCAAGGCTTCAGCTGTCATAGCCGAACCCGAGGTCTCGGAGATGGAAAAAGAGTTTGTCATCTCGGAGCCTGAGCCTGAAAAGGAACCTGAGCTCAGGGAGACACCCGAACAGCAGAAAAAAAGAGACCGGACTAAAAGGTTGGCAAGGGTCTTTGTAAGTGATATCCTGATCTACAATCAGGAGAAGCGAGATCACGCTCTCTCGGAGGGGAATCTGATGACAGCTCTCGGGCCGGAGATTAAAAAAGCCTGGGAAGCGTACAAGGAAAAAGTGGGGACGGATATCGTCGAATCGAATGAGTATTTCCGTAATGCCCTTAATGAGATTCTCGCCGACGGGCAGAAAGTATTCTGA
- a CDS encoding 50S ribosomal protein L28, with amino-acid sequence MSKECAICGKKPMTGNNVSHAHNLTKRRWLPNLQKIRIEIAGKMKKTYVCTNCIRSGAAKKVL; translated from the coding sequence ATGAGTAAAGAATGTGCCATCTGCGGGAAGAAACCCATGACTGGCAATAATGTAAGCCATGCCCACAACCTGACCAAAAGGCGCTGGCTTCCGAACCTTCAGAAGATCAGGATAGAGATCGCCGGCAAGATGAAAAAGACTTACGTCTGTACCAACTGCATCAGGAGCGGAGCTGCTAAGAAAGTCCTTTGA
- the ftsA gene encoding cell division protein FtsA gives MNPEYLVSVDIGTTKIAVLVGEFSEEGKMKVIGAASEPSAGIRKGSVVDLEEAALSLQRSVERASRMAGVEIEGVCAGISGPRIGSINSGGLVTINRMSNEVTSADVARVTEKAGNITLPADMEVVHILPQDFTVDSQTGIKDPIGMAGLKLGAEVHLVTAETAHMENLVKIFEKCGLDLINAVFLPVASAEAVLSKEEKESGSLLIDIGGGITDFAFYYGGSVRASGVIPAGGDNITRDLAIGLRVSERVAEDIKIRHGLALESMAGEDEIFVMPGNQENGGREIRKQIAAAIIEPRCEELFSMVKAVVSANRYYSMMGAGVIITGGGSKVMGMRSVASQVFDMPVRRGVPSGLDGLFEIVSEESWSAGVGLLQFESDRLRREEAGKKAQNSIDWMFKSIRKIASLF, from the coding sequence ACCTGGTAAGTGTCGATATCGGGACGACGAAAATAGCAGTACTCGTCGGTGAGTTCAGTGAGGAAGGGAAGATGAAGGTCATCGGGGCGGCGAGCGAACCGTCAGCGGGTATACGAAAAGGCAGCGTCGTCGATCTGGAAGAAGCGGCTTTATCGTTGCAGCGATCGGTAGAGCGGGCTTCCAGGATGGCAGGTGTGGAGATCGAAGGTGTATGCGCCGGTATCTCGGGACCAAGGATCGGCAGCATAAACAGCGGCGGACTCGTCACCATCAACAGGATGAGTAATGAAGTCACATCGGCGGACGTCGCCAGGGTCACTGAAAAAGCGGGGAACATCACACTTCCCGCGGATATGGAAGTAGTTCATATCCTGCCCCAGGATTTTACAGTCGATTCCCAGACAGGGATCAAGGATCCTATAGGGATGGCCGGATTGAAACTGGGAGCCGAGGTCCATCTTGTCACGGCAGAGACGGCGCATATGGAGAATCTGGTAAAAATCTTTGAGAAATGCGGGCTGGATCTGATAAACGCGGTATTTCTTCCGGTAGCGTCGGCCGAAGCAGTCCTTTCAAAGGAAGAAAAAGAATCGGGATCTCTTCTGATAGATATCGGAGGAGGGATAACGGACTTTGCTTTTTATTACGGAGGATCGGTGCGGGCGAGTGGAGTGATACCTGCCGGGGGAGACAATATAACGAGGGATCTCGCCATCGGGTTGAGAGTCTCGGAGAGGGTCGCAGAGGATATCAAGATACGTCACGGTCTCGCGCTCGAATCGATGGCGGGAGAGGATGAGATATTCGTCATGCCGGGAAACCAGGAAAACGGTGGGAGGGAGATAAGGAAACAGATCGCCGCGGCGATCATCGAACCGCGCTGCGAGGAGTTGTTCAGCATGGTCAAGGCTGTCGTATCAGCAAACAGATATTATTCGATGATGGGGGCGGGAGTAATCATAACCGGTGGAGGGTCGAAGGTCATGGGAATGAGAAGCGTCGCTTCCCAGGTATTTGACATGCCGGTTCGCAGGGGAGTCCCTTCCGGACTGGACGGGCTTTTCGAGATCGTGAGTGAGGAATCCTGGAGCGCGGGAGTAGGGCTGCTTCAGTTCGAAAGCGACCGGTTACGGCGCGAAGAGGCAGGTAAAAAGGCGCAAAACAGTATTGACTGGATGTTTAAAAGTATCAGGAAAATCGCGAGTCTCTTTTAA
- a CDS encoding tetratricopeptide repeat protein, with protein sequence MSIWGRIFGLEKNPEYELGIEYFNQGKYGLAVEALEKAITDLGPSDPVYALGMFYAAESHVHLGTALFHSGDLDGAFRHFEIAVRENPTYPDLYYRMGVIYHQRGSLEEAVAMLEKAIDLNSSYFEAVCYLGIILHEKGETEDADEVLAKALELVAENPSPISKFLSDHMASRETDIPPLARIREYVKADSEFEICVKDGIEAYNTGDFTLAISAFRDASALHPDYADIRFKLGLSLLRGEQRSEARKELHNALEINESYTEARFYLGIAYLDEKMFREALPHFEQAVREKPGYADLQCYLGATYFYLGEIAKGRSSLEESLRISPHYSKAEYYYGLLLYESGEKEKAIEYLSRGIGDHDKPDNADISLALVHLREDNLEEAMYVLKEILKTGGESADILYFIGDVYMRMKRTGEAEEFFRRSLAINSHYTRAREKLASILIRREEYQQAEELLESNGDNFADLYKIMGDIQFYKGNLGQAETYYRKSLKINSEYSEAIISLALTIRKKGSDKEAEELLRNLLKFDPENVVARNLVGDGAIGLDRKRSL encoded by the coding sequence TTGTCGATTTGGGGAAGGATATTCGGACTCGAAAAAAATCCCGAGTATGAGCTTGGTATTGAGTATTTCAATCAGGGAAAGTACGGCCTGGCGGTAGAAGCGCTTGAAAAGGCTATTACAGACCTCGGGCCGAGTGATCCTGTCTACGCGCTCGGGATGTTCTACGCTGCTGAATCGCACGTCCATCTTGGAACCGCGCTTTTTCACTCGGGAGATCTTGACGGAGCGTTCAGGCATTTTGAGATCGCGGTCAGGGAGAATCCGACATATCCTGATCTATACTACCGTATGGGCGTGATCTACCACCAGAGGGGCAGCCTGGAAGAAGCTGTCGCGATGCTTGAAAAAGCGATCGATCTTAACAGCAGCTATTTTGAAGCTGTCTGTTACCTCGGGATCATTCTGCACGAAAAAGGCGAGACAGAGGATGCCGACGAGGTCCTTGCAAAAGCGCTCGAACTTGTCGCTGAGAATCCTTCACCGATAAGTAAATTCCTTAGCGATCATATGGCCAGCAGGGAGACGGATATTCCTCCACTGGCAAGGATAAGGGAATATGTAAAAGCCGACTCGGAATTCGAGATCTGCGTAAAAGACGGGATCGAAGCGTACAACACCGGTGATTTCACGCTGGCGATATCCGCGTTCAGGGATGCTTCGGCACTACATCCCGATTATGCCGATATCAGGTTCAAGCTGGGACTTTCTCTTTTGCGCGGCGAGCAAAGATCGGAAGCACGGAAGGAACTTCATAACGCTCTTGAGATAAATGAGAGTTATACCGAAGCAAGGTTTTATCTCGGTATCGCGTACCTCGATGAGAAAATGTTCCGGGAAGCACTGCCTCACTTCGAACAGGCCGTGAGGGAGAAACCAGGGTACGCGGACCTTCAGTGCTATCTTGGCGCCACATATTTTTATCTGGGAGAGATCGCGAAAGGGCGTTCTTCCCTCGAGGAATCCCTGAGAATATCCCCGCATTATTCAAAGGCTGAATACTACTACGGCCTTCTTCTGTACGAGTCAGGGGAAAAGGAAAAAGCGATAGAATATCTGTCGCGCGGGATCGGTGATCATGACAAGCCGGACAATGCCGATATAAGCCTGGCTCTGGTCCATCTGCGCGAGGATAATCTTGAAGAAGCGATGTATGTCCTTAAGGAAATACTGAAGACCGGCGGGGAAAGCGCGGATATACTGTATTTTATCGGCGACGTCTATATGCGGATGAAGAGGACAGGAGAAGCTGAAGAATTTTTCAGGAGATCGCTGGCGATAAACAGTCACTATACGCGCGCCAGAGAGAAACTGGCGTCAATCCTGATCAGGCGGGAAGAATATCAGCAGGCCGAAGAACTTCTCGAAAGCAACGGAGATAATTTCGCCGACCTTTACAAGATCATGGGGGATATTCAATTCTATAAGGGAAATCTTGGGCAGGCTGAGACCTATTACAGGAAAAGCCTGAAAATCAATTCAGAATACAGTGAAGCTATCATCTCGCTGGCCCTGACGATCAGGAAAAAAGGATCGGATAAAGAGGCGGAAGAGCTACTGAGGAATCTTCTAAAGTTCGATCCCGAGAATGTCGTCGCGAGGAATCTTGTCGGCGATGGCGCGATCGGCCTCGATCGTAAAAGATCGCTGTGA
- the recG gene encoding ATP-dependent DNA helicase RecG yields the protein MEKEIFDKNILSGSSQYVKGVGPARQVLLSRLGIETVEDLLSHYPRDYYDRSELKKINNLEEGRRTGFTGTVLAVSNRRLGPRRSLLTVAAGDETGIINLVFFNQPYLEKQFRQGLQIVASGTPQSYRGQKQIVAPEYEIIAGELGDDLIHTGRIVPVYPLTAGISQRMIRRIIRSAIEKSEGMIAENLPERLMKSMHLPGRAEGIRQIHYPDDWKSLERTVRRFKFEEVFFLHLLIHQRRKLFTGGRPRPTLVRPFRLVDAFIDSLPFHLTEAQKRVLSEIENDITGKRGLGRLLQGDVGSGKTIVGIVAMLMAVSSGYQAAMMVPTEILAEQHAQKIREYLKDLSVNVELLIGSMRPSEKMAINERLADGSIDIVIGTQTLIQDGISFRDLGLAVIDEQHRFGVKQRARLGKGDTIPHFLVMTATPIPRSLAQTVYGDLDLSIIDELPLGRRRVRTEIVEYGGREKVFQRIREIFDSGKQAFILYPLVEENEKSDLKAAVDEYERLQKGEFAGYSIGLLHGRMSFEEKSKAIEMFREGKISGLVTTTVIEVGVDIPNATALLVNHPERFGLAQLHQLRGRVGRGGDEGECYLVPGDNAGSGSSRRLVFFAGNDDGFKVAEMDLKMRGPGEIWGLRQSGYPTFRLINPLSDKELVERSWSESLAILQEDPHLEKKENEVVSSYYHGYYKKKMEIADIG from the coding sequence ATGGAAAAAGAGATCTTTGATAAAAATATTCTTTCAGGCAGCAGCCAGTATGTAAAGGGAGTAGGACCCGCCAGACAGGTCCTGCTTTCCAGACTTGGGATCGAGACGGTAGAAGACCTGCTGTCGCACTACCCGCGGGATTATTACGACAGGTCGGAGTTGAAAAAGATCAACAATCTGGAGGAAGGCAGACGGACCGGTTTCACCGGTACTGTGCTCGCAGTTTCGAACAGGAGACTCGGTCCGAGGCGGTCGCTCCTGACTGTCGCTGCCGGAGACGAGACGGGGATAATCAACCTGGTATTCTTTAACCAACCGTACCTCGAGAAACAGTTCAGACAGGGGCTTCAGATAGTAGCCAGCGGAACACCCCAGTCATACAGGGGGCAGAAGCAGATCGTCGCTCCCGAATACGAGATCATAGCCGGCGAACTGGGAGATGATCTGATCCACACCGGAAGGATCGTGCCGGTATATCCCCTGACAGCTGGAATATCCCAGAGGATGATCAGAAGGATAATCAGATCGGCGATTGAAAAGAGCGAAGGGATGATAGCGGAAAATCTGCCTGAACGGCTGATGAAATCTATGCACCTACCGGGCAGAGCTGAGGGGATCAGGCAGATCCACTATCCCGATGACTGGAAATCTCTGGAAAGGACGGTCCGTCGGTTCAAGTTTGAAGAGGTCTTTTTCCTCCATCTCCTGATCCACCAGCGGAGGAAGCTTTTCACCGGAGGAAGGCCTAGACCGACTCTGGTCCGTCCATTTAGACTGGTAGATGCTTTCATCGATTCTCTTCCGTTCCATCTGACAGAAGCTCAGAAAAGAGTCCTCTCAGAGATCGAGAACGATATTACCGGCAAGAGGGGTCTTGGCAGGCTGCTTCAGGGAGATGTGGGAAGCGGAAAGACGATAGTGGGAATCGTTGCCATGCTGATGGCGGTGAGCAGTGGATATCAGGCGGCGATGATGGTACCGACCGAGATCCTGGCCGAGCAGCACGCTCAAAAGATAAGGGAATATCTCAAGGACCTTTCGGTCAATGTGGAGCTTCTGATCGGCTCGATGAGACCCTCTGAAAAAATGGCGATAAATGAACGACTCGCCGATGGTTCGATAGATATCGTCATAGGGACGCAGACGCTTATACAGGATGGAATATCGTTCAGGGACCTGGGGCTCGCCGTTATCGACGAACAGCACCGGTTCGGCGTAAAACAGAGAGCCAGACTGGGAAAAGGAGATACGATCCCGCATTTTCTCGTGATGACCGCCACACCGATACCGAGATCCCTCGCCCAGACTGTATACGGAGACCTCGACCTGTCGATCATAGATGAACTTCCGCTGGGCAGGAGAAGGGTCAGGACCGAGATAGTAGAGTATGGCGGGAGGGAGAAGGTATTCCAGAGGATAAGGGAAATATTCGATTCCGGGAAACAGGCGTTCATACTCTATCCACTGGTGGAAGAAAACGAGAAAAGTGATCTGAAAGCTGCCGTAGACGAATACGAAAGGTTGCAGAAAGGGGAATTCGCCGGTTATTCGATCGGTCTTCTGCACGGAAGGATGAGTTTTGAGGAAAAATCGAAAGCGATAGAGATGTTCCGTGAAGGAAAGATAAGCGGGCTGGTCACTACTACCGTGATCGAAGTGGGAGTCGATATTCCCAATGCGACAGCTTTACTGGTAAACCATCCGGAAAGATTCGGACTGGCCCAGCTTCATCAGCTCAGAGGCAGGGTCGGCCGCGGTGGGGACGAAGGTGAATGTTACCTCGTACCAGGCGATAACGCGGGAAGCGGCAGCAGCAGAAGGCTCGTTTTTTTTGCGGGGAATGACGACGGGTTCAAAGTCGCCGAAATGGACCTTAAAATGAGAGGACCGGGAGAGATATGGGGTCTGAGACAGTCCGGATATCCAACTTTCAGACTTATCAACCCCCTTTCCGATAAGGAACTCGTAGAAAGGTCGTGGAGTGAAAGCCTCGCCATACTGCAGGAGGACCCTCATCTGGAAAAGAAAGAAAACGAGGTTGTCTCAAGCTATTATCACGGTTATTATAAGAAAAAAATGGAAATCGCCGACATAGGTTGA